A window of Nonomuraea angiospora genomic DNA:
GCGATGAGCAGGGTCGCGGACAGCAGCGAGCGCCGCCGCTCCATCGCGTCCACGACCTTTCCCCACGCCTCCGACAGCACGAACCCCTCCGGCCGCTCGAAGGCCAGTTCCGTCACCTCGGCCTCGGCGATCCGGTCCACCCGGAACGTGCGCTGCCCGGCCTCGGTGCCGGCGATCAGATACCAGATGTCGTCCTTGTCCACCAGGCCCCAGGGGTCGACGAGCCGGTGCGTACGCTCGCCGGAGCGGCCCTCGTACCCGATCCTGACCTTGCGGCGTCGCACGGTGGCGCTCTGCAGGACCCGCACCAGCTCGGGCCGGTCGGGGTCGCGCTCGCCCCAGCCGGTGGGGTCGATCACCACGACGTCGGCGGCGGCCTCGGCGTCGTCCCTGAACGTCTGGGGCAGGGCCCGCACCAGCTTGCGCAGCGCGGACTTGACCTCGGGCGTGGCGGCCGCGGCCGGACCGGCCAGCAGGAACAGCGCCTCGGCCTCACCGGCGGTCAGGCCGCTGAGGTCGGTCCTGGCGCCGCCCAGCAGGGACCAGCCGCCCCCGCGCCCGGCCTGCGGATACACCGGCACGCCCGCCGCGGACAGCGCTTCGAGGTCCCGGCGCGCGGTGGCCACGGACACTTCCAGCTCCGCGGCCAGCTCGGCCGCGGTCACCCGGCCGCGCGACTGCATGAGCAGCAGGACGGCCACAAGTCGATCGGCTCGCATGGCAGGAAATTCTCCTCGGAAAAGTGCTCATTGGATGAGCACTTTGACCGGAAGAATCATAGACATCACCCGGAAGGAAGGACCACCCAGATGCTCCGCGGATTCGCCACGATCAGCTTCTACGCAGCCGACCTCGAGGCGGCCAAGACCTGGTACACCGAGCTGCTCGGTCTCGAGCCCTACTACCAGGTGCCGGGCTACATCGAGTTCCGCGTCGACGACCACCAGCACGAGCTGGGCATCATCGATGCCCGCTACGCCCCGGCGGGCGCGACCGACGGGCCCGCGGGCTCGATCACCTACTGGCACGTGGACGACCTGGAGGCCGCCCTCGACCGGCTCATCGCGCTGGGGGCCAAGGAGCACCAGGCGATCAGGAAGCACGGCGAGGGGTTCGTCACCGCGTCCGTGATCGACCCGTTCGGCAACGTCCTCGGCGTCATGTACAACCAGCACTACCTGGACATGCTCGCCAGGTGACGGCCCCGCTCAGGAGTTGCCGACCCTCAGCCCGAAGGCCGACAACCCCTGCTCGTGGTGCTCGATCAGGCCCATCCGCCGGTAGAAGGCGTGGTTGGCGGCCCCCTCGGGGGTCGACTCGTGGTCGGTGGTCAGCATGAAGTAGCGGCAGTGCGCATAGCGCTCCTTCAGGCGCTCCAGCAACTGCCGCCCGATCCCCTGGCCGTGGAACCTCTTGTCGACGAGAAGCTCCTGCACGTAGCAGACCAGCTCGTCGTCGGAGACCGTCCGGGCCAGGCCGAGCAGCCGGCCGTCCTCGTCCCTGGCGACGAGGACGAGGTGCGAGTTCACCAGGCTCCGGCACACCCTGGCGATGTCGCGGGTCCAGGGCTGCCAGCCCACCGAGTCGTACAGCTGGAAGATCTCGGCCTCGTCGAACGACGTCTCCTGAGCGATGCTCACCACTTATGGGACTCCCCTGTATAAAGTCAGCGCTCTCCAGCCTATTCAGGACAGGCGGTTAGTTTCAGGCTTTTTTCACTGGGTCAGCGGCAAAAGCCCAGGTCGGCGCACAGGAGGTGGAATCAGATCTTGCGGCGTCCGGGCAGGCGCTCGTTACAATCGCCCAGCCGCAAAGGAGAAGCTGTGCGAACTGTGCGTGTGACCGTGGTCCTGGCCGCATTGACGGGCGCCCTGGTGCTGCCCGGCGTCGCGAGCGCGACCCCCTCGTCCGGCGCCCTCGCCAAGGTGCACACCGCCGGACGCGTCAAGGCCGGCGGGGACTCTCTCGAATACAGCTGGCCCGGCGTCTACTTCGAGGGCCGCTTCCGCGGCACCGGTGTCGGGATCGTCCTCGACGACTCCGACAACGACTACGAGGTCGAGGTCGACGGCTCGACCGTCGCCACCCTGGTGACCCCGGGCCGGACCACGTACTGGGTCAACGGCCTGACCCGGGGCACGCACCGCGTACGGCTGGTCAAACGCACCGAGAGCCCGTGGGCCACCAGCGCCTTCGGCGGCTTCGTCGCCGCCCCCGGCGGCGCGATCCTCGGCAGGCCCGCCGCGCGCCACCGGCAGATCGAGTTCATCGGCGACTCCTACACCGTCGGCTACGGCAACCGCTCCGACAGCCGCGACTGCACCGCCGACAAGGTCGCCCGCACCACCGACGCCAACCTCAGCTTCGGCGCGCTCACCGCGCGCCGCCTCAACGCCGACTACCAGCTCAACGCCTTCTCCGGCCGCGGCATGGTGCGCAACTACAACGGCAGCGACCCCGGCACCGACTTCCGCACCTACTACGACCGGGCCCTGCTGAACGTCGAAGGGGACGTCTGGCAGAACCCGGGCACCTGGCATCCCCAGCTGGTCGTGATCGGCCTGGGCATCAACGACTTCTCCACCGCCATCAACCCGGGCGAACCGTGGACGCCGGACACTCTGGTGGCCGCGTATCGCACCGCATACCAGGGCTTCCTCGACAAGCTCCGGGCCCGGTACGGCCCCCGCACCACCATCGTGGTCAGCGCCACGTACATGTCCAACACCACCGTGTTCGCCCAGACCGCGCAGCAGATCGTCCAGGAGCGCAACGCCAGGGGCGACGACCGGATCCGTTACTGGTACTACAGCGAATCCGGCCTCGACTACCTCGGCTGCC
This region includes:
- a CDS encoding helix-turn-helix transcriptional regulator, with the translated sequence MRADRLVAVLLLMQSRGRVTAAELAAELEVSVATARRDLEALSAAGVPVYPQAGRGGGWSLLGGARTDLSGLTAGEAEALFLLAGPAAAATPEVKSALRKLVRALPQTFRDDAEAAADVVVIDPTGWGERDPDRPELVRVLQSATVRRRKVRIGYEGRSGERTHRLVDPWGLVDKDDIWYLIAGTEAGQRTFRVDRIAEAEVTELAFERPEGFVLSEAWGKVVDAMERRRSLLSATLLIAERFLPVLRHQFGRHCEVERVEEDGRVRARVAAPMALSIAEQLAGWGATVEVVEPEEVKAELARIGSELVERYRA
- a CDS encoding VOC family protein, which produces MLRGFATISFYAADLEAAKTWYTELLGLEPYYQVPGYIEFRVDDHQHELGIIDARYAPAGATDGPAGSITYWHVDDLEAALDRLIALGAKEHQAIRKHGEGFVTASVIDPFGNVLGVMYNQHYLDMLAR
- a CDS encoding GNAT family N-acetyltransferase; translated protein: MVSIAQETSFDEAEIFQLYDSVGWQPWTRDIARVCRSLVNSHLVLVARDEDGRLLGLARTVSDDELVCYVQELLVDKRFHGQGIGRQLLERLKERYAHCRYFMLTTDHESTPEGAANHAFYRRMGLIEHHEQGLSAFGLRVGNS
- a CDS encoding SGNH/GDSL hydrolase family protein, whose amino-acid sequence is MRTVRVTVVLAALTGALVLPGVASATPSSGALAKVHTAGRVKAGGDSLEYSWPGVYFEGRFRGTGVGIVLDDSDNDYEVEVDGSTVATLVTPGRTTYWVNGLTRGTHRVRLVKRTESPWATSAFGGFVAAPGGAILGRPAARHRQIEFIGDSYTVGYGNRSDSRDCTADKVARTTDANLSFGALTARRLNADYQLNAFSGRGMVRNYNGSDPGTDFRTYYDRALLNVEGDVWQNPGTWHPQLVVIGLGINDFSTAINPGEPWTPDTLVAAYRTAYQGFLDKLRARYGPRTTIVVSATYMSNTTVFAQTAQQIVQERNARGDDRIRYWYYSESGLDYLGCHWHPSVHDHRIIADRLGEFIATLPLRW